In a genomic window of Glycine max cultivar Williams 82 chromosome 13, Glycine_max_v4.0, whole genome shotgun sequence:
- the LOC100799414 gene encoding potassium transporter 8: MDLESVIHRNTIKEESWKTVLTLAYQSLGVVYGDLSTSPLYVYKSAFAEDIQHSDTNEEIYGVLSFVFWTLTLIPLLKYVFIVLRADDNGEGGTFALYSLLCRHARVSLLPNTQLADEHLTEYTMDNGTVPVNRKNVGLGLKNLLEKHRVLQRVLLVLALIGTCMVIGDGVLTPAISVFSAVSGLELSMSKEQHRYVEVPVACVILIFLFALQHYGTHRVGSLFAPVVLTWLLCISAIGVYNIFHWNPHVYEALSPYYMFKFLKKTQKGGWMSLGGILLCITGSEAMYADLGHFSQLSIKIAFTFLVYPSLILAYMGQAAYLSRHHSLESDYRIGFYVSVPVKLRWPVLAIAILQAVVGSQAVITGTFSIIKQCSAMGCFPKVKIIHTSSKMHGQIYIPEINWSLMLLCLAITVGFRDTKRMGNAAGLAVITVMLVTTCLMSLAIVLCWHKNILLAVCFIVFFGSIEALYFSASLIKFLEGAWVPIALSLIFLIAMYVWHYGTLKKYEFDVHNKVPINWLLSLGPSLGIVRVKGIGLIHTELVSGIPAIFSHFVTNLPAFHQVVIFLCIKSVQVPHVRPEERFLVGRVGPKEYRLYRCIARYGYHDIHKDDIEFERDLICSIAEFIRSDASEYGLGFGSFEEDTKMTVVGTSASNLEGSIRMTEDDDQVDSQMEGPSELMEVKSSPEKVRKRVRFVVPDSPQIDLDAREELLELMEAKEAGMAFILSHSYVRAKSGSSWLKKVVINYGYDFLRRNSRGPSYALSIPHASTLEVGMIYHV, from the exons ATGGATCTTGAGTCTGTGATCCACAGGAACACAATTAAG GAAGAATCATGGAAGACAGTTTTGACTTTGGCCTATCAAAGCTTGGGGGTTGTGTATGGAGACTTGAGCACTTCCCCACTTTACGTTTACAAAAGCGCTTTTGCTGAGGATATTCAGCATTCAGACACCAATGAAGAAATCTATGGAGTGTTGTCTTTTGTGTTCTGGACACTCACACTGATTCCACTGCTCAAGTATGTGTTCATTGTGCTGAGAGCTGATGACAATGGTGAAGGAGGGACCTTTGCACTCTACTCATTGCTGTGCCGCCACGCCCGGGTTAGCTTGTTGCCTAACACTCAGCTTGCGGATGAGCACTTAACCGAGTACACCATGGACAATGGAACTGTTCCTGTCAATAGGAAAAATGTTGGGTTGGGGCTGAAAAACTTGTTGGAGAAACACAGGGTGCTGCAAAGGGTGCTGCTTGTTCTTGCCTTGATAGGGACTTGCATGGTTATTGGGGATGGTGTGCTCACACCAGCAATTTCTG TTTTTTCAGCTGTGTCAGGTTTGGAGCTTTCCATGTCCAAAGAACAGCACAGAT ATGTGGAGGTTCCAGTGGCTTGTGTAATACTGATATTTTTGTTTGCCCTTCAACATTATGGCACTCACCGTGTGGGGAGTCTCTTTGCACCTGTTGTCTTGACCTGGCTGCTATGCATCAGTGCTATTGGTGTTTATAATATCTTCCATTGGAATCCACATGTTTATGAAGCTCTCTCCCCATATTACATGTTCAAATTTCTGAAAAAGACACAAAAGGGAGGATGGATGTCCTTGGGTGGAATTCTACTGTGTATAACAG GTTCAGAAGCCATGTATGCTGATTTAGGACACTTTTCACAATTGTCAATTAAG ATTGCATTCACCTTTTTGGTATACCCTTCTTTAATCCTTGCATATATGGGGCAAGCTGCATATCTTTCCAGACATCATTCCCTTGAAAGTGACTATAGAATTGGGTTCTATGTATCTGTACCTG TAAAACTTAGATGGCCTGTTCTTGCAATAGCCATACTTCAAGCTGTGGTTGGAAGCCAAGCAGTCATCACAGGGACTTTCTCCATAATCAAACAATGTTCTGCTATGGGATGTTTCCCCAAAGTTAAAATCATTCACACATCATCCAAGATGCATGGCCAGATTTACATTCCTGAGATCAACTGGAGTTTGATGCTGCTTTGCCTGGCTATTACAGTTGGATTTAGAGATACTAAACGCATGGGAAATGCAGCAG GCTTGGCTGTCATAACTGTCATGCTGGTGACCACTTGCTTAATGTCTCTAGCTATAGTCTTGTGCTGGCACAAGAACATATTGCTAGCAGTTTGCTTCATAGTGTTCTTTGGCTCCATCGAAGCACTCTATTTCTCAGCATCCCTCATCAAATTCCTTGAGGGGGCTTGGGTCCCCATTGCCCTCTCCCTCATATTTCTCATTGCCATGTATGTGTGGCATTATGGCACATTAAAGAAGTATGAGTTTGATGTTCATAACAAGGTTCCAATCAACTGGCTCCTCAGTTTAGGCCCCTCTCTAGGCATTGTCAGGGTCAAGGGAATTGGCCTCATACACACCGAGCTCGTATCTGGGATCCCAGCTATTTTCTCCCACTTTGTTACCAATCTCCCTGCCTTCCACCAAGTTGTTATCTTCCTTTGCATTAAATCAGTCCAAGTGCCACATGTTAGACCTGAAGAAAGGTTCTTGGTGGGAAGAGTTGGCCCAAAGGAGTATAGACTTTACCGGTGCATAGCGCGGTATGGCTACCATGACATTCACAAGGATGACATTGAGTTTGAGAGGGATCTTATTTGCAGCATAGCTGAATTCATCAGATCAGATGCATCTGAATATGGCTTAGGATTTGGGAGCTTTGAAGAAGATACAAAGATGACAGTTGTGGGGACTTCAGCATCAAACTTAGAGGGCTCAATAAGGATGACTGAAGATGATGATCAAGTAGATTCTCAAATGGAAGGCCCTTCAGAGTTGATGGAGGTTAAGTCTTCTCCTGAGAAAGTGAGGAAGAGAGTGAGGTTTGTTGTGCCAGACAGTCCACAGATTGATTTGGATGCAAGAGAGGAGTTGCTTGAGCTAATGGAAGCAAAAGAGGCTGGAATGGCATTCATATTGAGTCACTCGTATGTTAGAGCAAAAAGTGGATCAAGCTGGTTGAAAAAAGTAGTTATCAATTATGGATATGATTTCTTAAGGAGAAACTCTAGAGGACCATCATATGCTTTAAGTATACCTCATGCGTCTACCTTAGAGGTGGGTATGATCTATCATGTATGA